In a single window of the Streptomyces sp. HUAS ZL42 genome:
- a CDS encoding L,D-transpeptidase family protein, whose amino-acid sequence MGRSIAAAALVALVTVSACTVQASGGDGKHHLPVHIDITSAPPETPSDDKPSTAHSTRAAPDVLWSRGDTGRDVRELQARLRQVAWLYDGPTGTYDDLTEQAVRGFQGKRGLPKTGKTDTVTWQRLLRMTHEPGQWELYLMGGQPAGAPDPRCTTGRVLCIDKTSRTLRWMIDGRTVSTMSVRFGSQYTPTREGVFRIYWKSRHHVSTLYDSPMPYAMFFSGGQAVHYSYDFAARGYAGASHGCVNIRDEAAIAELFAQVRNGDKVVVHW is encoded by the coding sequence ATGGGGAGATCGATCGCCGCGGCGGCGCTGGTGGCCCTGGTCACCGTGAGCGCATGCACGGTGCAGGCCTCGGGCGGGGACGGAAAGCACCACTTGCCGGTGCACATCGACATCACCAGTGCGCCGCCCGAGACACCCTCCGACGACAAACCGAGCACGGCCCACTCGACGAGGGCCGCCCCCGACGTCCTCTGGTCCCGCGGCGACACCGGCCGCGACGTCCGTGAGCTCCAGGCCCGGCTCCGCCAGGTCGCCTGGCTCTACGACGGTCCGACCGGAACCTACGACGACCTGACCGAGCAGGCGGTCAGGGGCTTCCAGGGCAAGCGCGGGCTGCCGAAGACCGGGAAGACCGACACGGTCACCTGGCAGCGGCTGCTGAGGATGACGCACGAACCGGGGCAGTGGGAGCTGTACCTGATGGGCGGTCAGCCGGCCGGCGCGCCCGACCCGCGCTGTACGACGGGCCGCGTGCTGTGCATCGACAAGACGAGCCGGACCCTGCGCTGGATGATCGACGGGCGGACGGTGTCGACGATGTCGGTCCGGTTCGGCTCGCAGTACACGCCCACCCGTGAGGGTGTGTTCCGCATCTACTGGAAGTCACGCCATCACGTGTCCACGCTCTACGACTCCCCCATGCCGTACGCCATGTTCTTCAGCGGCGGCCAGGCCGTGCACTACTCGTACGACTTCGCGGCCCGCGGTTACGCGGGGGCGTCGCACGGTTGCGTCAACATACGGGACGAGGCGGCGATCGCGGAGCTGTTCGCGCAGGTCCGGAACGGCGACAAGGTCGTCGTCCACTGGTGA
- a CDS encoding methylmalonyl-CoA mutase — translation MARESESGLPIEPVYGPEALEGWDPAEKLGEPGAYPYTRGVYPSMYTGRPWTMRQYAGFGTAVESNARYKQLIANGTMGLSVAFDLPTQMGHDSDAPIAHGEVGKVGVAIDSVDDMRVLFGGIPLDKVSTSMTINAPAALLLLLYQLVAEEQGVSADKLTGTIQNDVLKEYIARGTYIFPPKPSLRLIADIFKYCKAEIPKWNTISISGYHMAEAGASPAQEIAFTLADGIEYVRTAVAAGMDVDDFAPRLSFFFVSRTTILEEVAKFRAARRIWARVMKEEFGAKNPKSWMLRFHTQTAGVQLTAQQPEVNLVRVAVQGLAAVLGGTQSLHTNSFDEAIALPTDKSARLALRTQQVLAYETDVTATVDPFAGSYVIEKMTDEVEAAALELMGKVEDLGGAVSAIEHGFQKNEIERSAYRIAQETDSGERVVVGVNRFQLDAEEPYEPLRVDPAIEAQQAERLAKLRAERDQPAVDAALDALKKAAEGEDNVLYPMKDALKARATVGEVCNALREIWGTYVPSDAF, via the coding sequence ATGGCGCGCGAGTCGGAATCCGGACTGCCCATCGAACCGGTCTACGGGCCCGAGGCCCTGGAGGGCTGGGACCCGGCCGAGAAGCTGGGCGAGCCCGGTGCGTACCCGTACACGCGCGGTGTCTACCCGTCGATGTACACGGGCCGCCCCTGGACGATGCGCCAGTACGCCGGTTTCGGCACGGCCGTGGAGTCCAACGCCCGCTACAAGCAGCTGATCGCCAACGGCACGATGGGCCTGTCGGTCGCCTTCGACCTGCCCACCCAGATGGGCCACGACTCCGACGCGCCGATCGCCCACGGCGAGGTCGGCAAGGTGGGCGTCGCCATCGACTCGGTCGACGACATGCGGGTGCTGTTCGGCGGCATCCCGCTGGACAAGGTCTCGACGTCGATGACGATCAACGCGCCCGCCGCCCTGCTGCTGCTCCTGTACCAACTGGTGGCGGAGGAGCAGGGGGTGAGCGCCGACAAGCTCACCGGCACGATCCAGAACGACGTGCTGAAGGAGTACATCGCGCGGGGCACGTACATCTTCCCGCCGAAGCCCTCGCTCCGTCTGATCGCCGACATCTTCAAGTACTGCAAGGCCGAGATCCCGAAGTGGAACACGATCTCGATCTCCGGCTACCACATGGCGGAGGCGGGTGCGTCCCCCGCCCAGGAGATCGCGTTCACCCTCGCCGACGGCATCGAGTACGTCCGCACCGCCGTCGCGGCCGGCATGGACGTCGACGACTTCGCCCCCCGCCTGTCGTTCTTCTTCGTGTCGCGGACGACGATCCTCGAGGAGGTCGCCAAGTTCCGTGCGGCCCGCAGGATCTGGGCGCGGGTGATGAAGGAGGAGTTCGGGGCGAAGAACCCGAAGTCCTGGATGCTGCGTTTCCACACGCAGACGGCCGGTGTGCAGCTGACGGCCCAGCAGCCGGAGGTGAACCTGGTGCGCGTCGCCGTCCAGGGCCTGGCGGCGGTCCTCGGCGGCACGCAGTCCCTGCACACCAACTCCTTCGACGAGGCGATCGCGCTGCCCACGGACAAGTCCGCGCGCCTCGCCCTCCGCACCCAGCAGGTGCTGGCCTACGAGACGGACGTGACCGCGACGGTCGACCCCTTCGCGGGCTCCTACGTCATCGAGAAGATGACCGACGAGGTGGAGGCGGCGGCGCTGGAGCTGATGGGCAAGGTCGAGGACCTGGGCGGCGCGGTCTCGGCGATCGAGCACGGCTTCCAGAAGAACGAGATCGAGCGCAGCGCCTACCGCATCGCGCAGGAGACGGACTCCGGCGAGCGGGTCGTCGTCGGCGTCAACCGCTTCCAGCTCGACGCGGAGGAGCCGTACGAGCCCCTCCGCGTCGACCCGGCCATCGAGGCGCAGCAGGCGGAGCGGCTCGCCAAGCTGCGGGCCGAGCGCGACCAGCCGGCGGTGGACGCGGCCCTGGACGCCCTGAAGAAGGCGGCGGAGGGGGAGGACAACGTCCTGTATCCGATGAAGGACGCGCTGAAGGCCCGGGCGACGGTGGGTGAGGTGTGCAATGCCCTTCGGGAGATTTGGGGGACTTATGTGCCGTCGGATGCGTTCTGA
- a CDS encoding RNA polymerase sigma factor: MGQGGESRRAHAYDGELGAAVMRAQDGDETAFAVAYRIVQPGLLGYLRGLVGDEAEDVASDAWLEIARDLGRFKGDGAGFRGWTATIARHRALDHLRRQRVRPRASALESDVLDLPGPQSTHDQALESLSTARAMDLVRGLPRDQAEAVLLRVVVGLDGPAAARVLGKRPGAVRTAAYRGLKRLARQLGADGVSNEGVTDEASRTLGESK, translated from the coding sequence TTGGGCCAGGGAGGGGAATCCCGGCGCGCGCACGCGTACGACGGGGAACTGGGCGCGGCGGTCATGCGGGCCCAGGACGGCGACGAGACCGCGTTCGCCGTCGCATACCGGATCGTGCAGCCGGGGCTGCTCGGCTATCTGCGCGGGCTCGTCGGTGACGAAGCGGAGGACGTCGCGTCCGACGCCTGGCTGGAGATCGCCCGTGACCTGGGGCGATTCAAGGGCGACGGGGCGGGGTTCCGGGGCTGGACGGCGACCATCGCCCGGCACCGGGCGCTCGACCACCTGCGCCGCCAGCGCGTACGGCCCCGGGCGTCGGCGCTCGAATCGGACGTGCTGGACCTGCCCGGTCCGCAGAGCACCCACGACCAGGCGCTGGAGTCGCTCTCCACGGCGCGCGCCATGGACCTGGTCCGCGGGCTGCCGCGCGACCAGGCGGAGGCGGTGCTGCTGCGGGTCGTCGTCGGCCTCGACGGCCCGGCCGCGGCCCGTGTCCTGGGCAAGCGCCCCGGCGCGGTCCGCACGGCGGCGTACCGGGGCCTGAAACGCCTGGCCCGCCAGCTGGGGGCCGACGGCGTTTCGAACGAGGGTGTGACGGATGAGGCTTCCCGGACGCTGGGGGAGTCGAAGTGA
- a CDS encoding DUF1877 family protein, translating to MSMYFHFRAVPPSALRNSAAWLRRLFDDDWQAVRERIDRHREEMLDGHYRDHQLLYTDMPPELADAGPEAHVVLGGQRVFPSDPGQSPFLLLTAAQTSRVAAFLTSTDFDQLWGPARAELLPRYGGAAAEPQARAAFASAHRDLTAFYTTTADYGDAVVKWVVS from the coding sequence ATGAGCATGTACTTCCATTTCCGGGCCGTACCGCCATCCGCCCTCCGCAACAGCGCGGCCTGGCTGCGACGGCTGTTCGACGACGACTGGCAAGCGGTCCGGGAGCGCATCGACCGGCACCGCGAGGAGATGCTGGACGGGCACTACCGCGACCACCAGCTCCTTTACACGGACATGCCCCCGGAGCTCGCGGACGCCGGGCCGGAGGCCCATGTGGTCCTGGGCGGCCAGCGGGTGTTCCCCTCCGATCCGGGACAGTCACCGTTCCTGCTGCTCACCGCGGCCCAGACATCGCGGGTCGCCGCGTTCCTGACCTCGACCGACTTCGACCAGCTGTGGGGTCCGGCCCGTGCCGAGCTGCTGCCCCGGTACGGGGGCGCCGCCGCGGAGCCCCAGGCCCGGGCAGCCTTCGCCTCGGCCCACCGGGACCTGACCGCCTTCTACACCACCACCGCGGACTACGGGGACGCGGTCGTGAAGTGGGTCGTGAGCTGA
- a CDS encoding RNA polymerase sigma factor has protein sequence MLGDDAELTAAVLAAQHGDETAFRAVYRTVHPRLLGYVRTLVGDFDAEDVTSEAWLQIARDLERFTGDADRFRGWAARIARNRALDHIRMRGRRPAVGGDETELTGRAAESDTAGEAIEALATDHTLSLIARLPQEQAEAVVLRVVVGLDAKTAAETLGKRPGAVRTAAHRGLKKLAELLGDDPDSAGVLDALPPQREPREGAVTSAGVTHTRARTQKDM, from the coding sequence GTGCTGGGGGACGACGCGGAGCTGACAGCCGCGGTGCTTGCGGCACAGCACGGAGACGAGACCGCGTTCCGGGCTGTGTACCGCACCGTGCACCCACGGCTGCTCGGATACGTACGGACACTGGTCGGCGACTTCGACGCCGAGGACGTCACCTCCGAGGCCTGGCTGCAGATCGCCCGTGACCTGGAGCGGTTCACCGGGGACGCCGACCGCTTCCGCGGCTGGGCCGCCCGTATCGCCCGCAACCGCGCCCTCGACCACATACGCATGCGCGGACGCCGCCCCGCCGTCGGCGGCGACGAGACCGAACTGACCGGCCGGGCCGCCGAGTCCGACACCGCCGGCGAGGCCATCGAGGCCCTGGCCACCGACCACACCCTCTCGCTCATCGCCCGCCTGCCGCAGGAACAGGCCGAGGCCGTCGTCCTGCGCGTGGTGGTGGGCCTCGACGCCAAGACCGCCGCCGAGACACTGGGCAAGCGGCCGGGGGCCGTGCGCACGGCCGCGCACCGCGGTCTGAAGAAGCTCGCCGAGCTGCTCGGCGACGATCCCGATTCGGCCGGCGTGCTCGACGCGCTGCCGCCCCAGCGAGAACCGCGCGAGGGCGCGGTGACGTCAGCCGGTGTGACGCATACACGCGCGCGGACGCAGAAGGACATGTGA